CGAAACGATTGCTACGCTGCGCAATGCCCACATCGTGCCGGTGTACGACATCGGCGAGGCCGAGGGACTCGCGTTCATCATCATGCCGATGATCGCCGGTGAGAGTCTCCGCGCGGTCCTTGATCGCGACGGCGCGATGCAACCCGCGGAAGTGCGCCGCATTCTCTCCGAGGCTGCACTCGGACTCGGCGCCGCGCATGACGCCGGCGTGATCCATCGCGACATCAAGCCGGAAAACATCATGCTGGAAGGGCGCGACAAGCGCGTCCTGCTGATGGATTTCGGCATCTCCAAAGCCGTCGGCGCCGCGTCGGATGGCGATCCCAGCGAGGCGCTCACCACGACCGGGATCATCATCGGCACGCCACAGTACATGAGTCCGGAGCAGGCGTGCGGCGACAAGACGATCGACGCCCGCAGCGATCAGTACTCGCTCGCGGTCGTCGGATATCGCATGCTGGCCGGCGGCCTCCCGTTCGAAGGCGAATCGACGCGCGCGGTCCTCTACCAGCAGCTGGTCGCCGAGCCGCCACCGCTCGCGACCAAGGTCGCCAATGTGCCGAGCGGCCTCGCCACGGCGATCCAGCGAGCGATGGCCAAGGAACCGGCGGAGCGGTTCGACACGATGCGCGATTTCGCAGCGATGCTCGAAACTGACAGCATCGAATCGGGGGTCGCGAGCACCGCGCCACACCGCGGCATGAACCGCACGCGTGTGTTCACCGTCGCGCTTGCAGCCGTGCTTCTCCTGCTGCTTGGCGACTGGTGGATCACGTCGCGAAACAAGGCTCCCGTCGTGCCGACGACGCCGGTGGCCGTGGCACTGCCTGCAGCGGCGCCGGATTCGGCGGCAACATCGACCAAGCCATCCGGTACACCCGCCACGACCACACCCGCGCCGGCACCCTCGACCGGGCGCGGAGCGAAGCCAGGATCCGGCACCACCCCGAACGGCAGCAAGGGCGGAATATCGCCGAGAGCGGCCGGCTCGACCGTCGCGGGGACGGCCGCGGCCCCACAGACCGGTCCATCCGCGTCGAATACTCCACCCGCCGGTGCCAACTCGTGTGCCAAGCTCGCCGCGGCGGCAACGTGGGCTGCAGCCGCACCGCAGTGCACCAGGGAAGCCACGGCGGGGAACGCCGCAGCCGAACGGATACTGGGCTCGATGTATGAGAACGGGACCGGCGTCGCCCAGAGCGCAACCGACGCAGTCACCTGGTACCGCAAGGCGGCGGCGACCGACGTCGAAGCGCAGTTCCTGCTGTCACACGTCCTCGAGGTCGGCCCCGCCAACGTCCGCAATGATGATGAATCGCTGATCTTCCTCCGCGAGGCGGCTGCCGGCGGCTTCCTGCGAGCCCAGCAGACCCTGGCCTATCGCCTGGAGAACGGCAGCGGCATCAAGAAGAACGAGACGGAGGCGGCGCTCTGGTATCGCAAGGCGGCCGAGCGCGGCGACGCAGGTTCAGAAGCAAAACTCGGCGAGTTCCTGGCCAGGGGCCGCGGCATCGACAAGAACGAAACCGAAGCGCTGACCTGGTTCACCAAGGCCGGTGATGCGGGCTCGGCCGAAGCAGCGTGGCAGGCCTCGCAGGCGTACTTCAAGGGGCACGGCACCGCGAAGAGCGATAGCGCGGGAATGGAATGGCTCAAGAAGGCTGCCAACCTGAAGCAACCTGATGCGGTGAAGGAATTGAAGAAGCGGACCGGCCAGTGATGCTGATCCACGAAAAAACGTCGAGCAGGAAAACCTTGTCCGGTTCCCTGCTCGACTCGTGTCATCGGGACGGCGGGATTTGAACCCGCGACCCCTGCAACCCCATTGCAGTGCGCTACCGGACTGCGCTACGTCCCGTCATGAGCGCCGCAATGATAGTCGAATCCACAGGACCGAGTAAGGGGCGCGTGGCCGATCCTCTTCCGCTGCACGCAGTGATCGATCGCGGGTCCGGCGACGGGCCGATCATCGTTCTCCTCCATGGCCGCGGCAGCGATGAACGCGATCTCGAACCACTCGGTCGCATGCTGCATCCCGACGCCACCGCCGTCTCGATTCGAGCGCCATTTCCGGCAGCGCCATGGGGCTACGGGCCGGGGTACGCCTGGTATCAGTTTCTCGGCGGTACCACGCCCGACTCGGAATCATTCGAGCACGGCCAGGAAGCGCTCGCAGCGTTCCTTGCCGTATTGCCGGCGCACCTCGGCCGTCACGATGTTCCGGTCATTCTTGGCGGATTCTCGCAAGGCGGGACATCGTCGCTGGCGTATGTGATGCGGCACCCCGGTGCGGTGCACGGCGTCATGGTCTTCTCGGGGTTTCTCGCCGATCATCCGTCCGTCGAAGTCACCGCCGAACGCGTCGGATCAACACCGATCTTCTGGGGCCACGGAACCGCAGACAGCGCGGTGCCATACGACGCGGCCGAAGCGGGCTGGCGGACGCTACGCGCCGCTGGCGCCAGGTTGGAAGCGCACACCTACACGGGGATGTCTCACACCATCAGTGAAGTGGAACTGCGCGATGCTGCGGTCTGGCTCGATGGAGTGCTGAGGGATCCAACGGAAAGCGGCGCCTCAAGGTAGAGGCGCCGCTTCATTGTGCCGGGTGGGCGCGGTCAGAGCCACTGGTCAGATTTGAACTGACGACCGCTCGATTACGAATCGAGTGCTCTACCCCTGAGCTACAGTGGCAGTGTCACCTGCATGCCCTGGCGCGGATTCGAACCGCGACGCCTTGCGGCACTACCCCCTCAAGATAGCGTGTCTACCAGTTTCACCACCAGGGCGTGGCGCGGGTCAGTATAGCGCGCACGCCCGATGGGGTCAACGTGCCATCAGAAGCGACGCCCTGATTGGAGCGTGAGCGAAAGACCAACGTACAGGAACCGCTCGGACAAGGTTTCGTCGCCGGCGTGGGGGTAACTCGCCTGGTAGAAATCGATCACCGGACCGACCGCGACGTGCGGCGTCAGCGCGAACTCCCATCCCGCACCGATGTTGCCGATGAATCCGTTTTCGGTCACGCCCGTTCCGTCGTTGAAATCGGTGGTGCTCCACCCCATGCCGAGGCCGCCCTTGAGATAGAGCCCGTCACGCCGAGACGGATAGAACTGCCCGCTCAGCAGCAA
This sequence is a window from Gemmatimonadales bacterium. Protein-coding genes within it:
- a CDS encoding serine/threonine-protein kinase, which translates into the protein MASFCYVCGTATPAGLHRETGEIVATTTRSGIGPVDLLRKLQRALGPSYELQERIGAGGFAEVFRARDLRLKRDLAVKVLRPDLGLSPELLQRFRREAETIATLRNAHIVPVYDIGEAEGLAFIIMPMIAGESLRAVLDRDGAMQPAEVRRILSEAALGLGAAHDAGVIHRDIKPENIMLEGRDKRVLLMDFGISKAVGAASDGDPSEALTTTGIIIGTPQYMSPEQACGDKTIDARSDQYSLAVVGYRMLAGGLPFEGESTRAVLYQQLVAEPPPLATKVANVPSGLATAIQRAMAKEPAERFDTMRDFAAMLETDSIESGVASTAPHRGMNRTRVFTVALAAVLLLLLGDWWITSRNKAPVVPTTPVAVALPAAAPDSAATSTKPSGTPATTTPAPAPSTGRGAKPGSGTTPNGSKGGISPRAAGSTVAGTAAAPQTGPSASNTPPAGANSCAKLAAAATWAAAAPQCTREATAGNAAAERILGSMYENGTGVAQSATDAVTWYRKAAATDVEAQFLLSHVLEVGPANVRNDDESLIFLREAAAGGFLRAQQTLAYRLENGSGIKKNETEAALWYRKAAERGDAGSEAKLGEFLARGRGIDKNETEALTWFTKAGDAGSAEAAWQASQAYFKGHGTAKSDSAGMEWLKKAANLKQPDAVKELKKRTGQ
- a CDS encoding dienelactone hydrolase family protein; the encoded protein is MADPLPLHAVIDRGSGDGPIIVLLHGRGSDERDLEPLGRMLHPDATAVSIRAPFPAAPWGYGPGYAWYQFLGGTTPDSESFEHGQEALAAFLAVLPAHLGRHDVPVILGGFSQGGTSSLAYVMRHPGAVHGVMVFSGFLADHPSVEVTAERVGSTPIFWGHGTADSAVPYDAAEAGWRTLRAAGARLEAHTYTGMSHTISEVELRDAAVWLDGVLRDPTESGASR